The sequence GACGCCATCCTGGCCGCGCTGGCCCTGCGTCCGCCCGAGGAGGTCGCCGCGGTGCTGCGCCGCACCATGGGCGAACGCGCCGCCGAGGTGGCCCGGCTGCTGGCCTAGACCGGCCCGGTGGGCAGGTCCCGGCGCAGCAGTTTGCCGGTGGCGTTGCGCGGCAGCTCGTCGACGAAGAGGACGTCGCGGGGCACCTTGTAGCGGGCCAGCAACGCCTTGACGTAGTCGCGGATCTCCTGCGGGTCGCGGGCCGAGTCGGCGGTGGGCACGACGAACGCGCGCAGGCGGCGGCCGAACTCGGGGTCCTCGACGCCGATCACCGCGGCCTCGACCACGTCGTCGCGGTCGGCCAGCAGGTTCTCCACCTCCAGCGGATAGACCTTCTCCCCACCGGAAACGATCATGTCGTCGTCGCGGCCGTCGATGTGCAGCAGGCCCGCCCCGTCGACGTGGCCCCGGTCGCCGGTGGCCATGAAACCGTCGATGACCTGCTTGTGCCGGCCGTCGGTGTACCCCTCGAACGGGATCCCGGTGCGGACGAACACCCGCCCGGTGACGTACGCCCGGGTGATCCGCGCGCCGTCGTCGTCGTAGAGGGCGACGTGCACGGTGACCGGCGGACGGCCGACCGTGCCGGGCGCGCGGCGGGACTCGGCGGGCTGCGCGACCGAGGCGACGGCGACCTCGGTGGAGCCGTACACGTTGTAGACGACCTCGCCGAAGGTGTCCTGGAACCGGTTGGTCAGCTCGGGGGCGAGCGGGGCGCCGGCCACGAAGACGGCGCGCAGCGACGAGGTGTCGTACCGGCTGATGACCTCCGGGCCGAGGGCGAGGATCCGAACCAGCATGGTCGGGACCGCGACCAGCATCGCCGCCCGGTGCCCGGCGATCGAGCGCAGCACCGCCTCGGCGTCGAACCGGCGCAGCAGCACGGCGTGGTCGGCCAGGGCGAGCCCGACCGTCCAGGCGCCGAGGCCGGTGCTGTGGAACAGCGGGGAGGCGATCACCAGGGCACCCCGCCTGGGGAACGGGACCCGGTCCGCGATCACGGCGCTGGCCAGCGGCGACACCCGGGTGCGTGGGGCACCCTTGGGCAGGCCGGTGGTGCCGCTGGTGAGGATGATGAACCCGGCGGGCCGGGCCGGCAGCGGCAGCGGCGTGACCGGCCGCCCGGCGATCAGCTCCGCCACGTCGGAAAATCTCGGCACCTCGGCGGGCAGCGCCGCGACCACGCCGGCGAACTCGCTGTCGTGGATCACCGCCCGGACCCGCTCCCGGGCCACCACCTCGGCGAACTGCTGCGGCGCCAGCCCGGTGTTCATCAGTGCCAGCCGCAGACCGGCGCGGGCCGCCGCGCTGATGGTCAGCACGAGTCCCCGGTGGTCGCGGGCCAGCACCCCGATGACCGACTTGTCCGGCAGGCCCAGGTCGCGCAAGCCGTGCGCCAGCGCGTTGGACCGCTCGTCCAGCTGGCGGTAGGTGAGCGTGCCCCACTCGTCGGTCAGCGC is a genomic window of Actinoplanes teichomyceticus ATCC 31121 containing:
- a CDS encoding AMP-binding protein, whose amino-acid sequence is MSVAENLHAVLRMHQIGIVDLLRPDRLLSAAVRNARLGPQAALIRKAAAEHPDAPALTDEWGTLTYRQLDERSNALAHGLRDLGLPDKSVIGVLARDHRGLVLTISAAARAGLRLALMNTGLAPQQFAEVVARERVRAVIHDSEFAGVVAALPAEVPRFSDVAELIAGRPVTPLPLPARPAGFIILTSGTTGLPKGAPRTRVSPLASAVIADRVPFPRRGALVIASPLFHSTGLGAWTVGLALADHAVLLRRFDAEAVLRSIAGHRAAMLVAVPTMLVRILALGPEVISRYDTSSLRAVFVAGAPLAPELTNRFQDTFGEVVYNVYGSTEVAVASVAQPAESRRAPGTVGRPPVTVHVALYDDDGARITRAYVTGRVFVRTGIPFEGYTDGRHKQVIDGFMATGDRGHVDGAGLLHIDGRDDDMIVSGGEKVYPLEVENLLADRDDVVEAAVIGVEDPEFGRRLRAFVVPTADSARDPQEIRDYVKALLARYKVPRDVLFVDELPRNATGKLLRRDLPTGPV